One window from the genome of Pedobacter schmidteae encodes:
- a CDS encoding TolC family protein, translated as MKHKIYHLIVLLLAGATMAKAQPADSLSYRLSLKAAIDYALTHQSAVLNAMVDEEMARNKVKETIGIGLPQVSTTFNFQDYLKVPTSLLPGEFFGQPGTQIPVKFGVKFNSSAGIELNQLLFDGSYIVGLQANKTYKELSIRNSRRTRIETAVAVSKAYYGALVSEEQLTLIDANLQKLTKSLNDTEAMYKNGFAEKIDVDRLQVLKNNLETERENVIRLFAINVDLLKFQMGMPVTAGLQLTDKISEVRAEQVATVMTDTAAYKGRVEYSLLETQKKLNELELKRQKSTFLPTLRGFASATKSFQSNSFSDLYDQNYPTSVVGVTLSWNLISGGQRIYRMRNAKLEVKKSENDMLNLKNNITREITSGQKIYISNLRSVENQQRNLTLSEEILRVTRIKYEQGVGSSLEVTTAETALKEAQNNYIKALYDLLISKVDLDKAAGRINY; from the coding sequence ATGAAACATAAAATTTATCACCTCATTGTGCTGCTGTTGGCAGGGGCAACTATGGCCAAGGCACAGCCGGCCGACTCCCTGAGCTATAGGCTTAGCCTGAAAGCAGCCATTGATTATGCTTTGACCCATCAATCGGCCGTACTCAATGCTATGGTAGACGAAGAAATGGCCCGGAATAAGGTGAAAGAAACCATTGGTATCGGTTTGCCTCAGGTGTCTACCACCTTTAACTTTCAGGACTATCTGAAGGTACCCACAAGTTTGCTTCCGGGAGAATTTTTTGGTCAGCCGGGTACACAGATTCCGGTCAAATTTGGCGTGAAATTCAATTCTTCGGCGGGAATAGAACTCAATCAACTGTTGTTTGACGGTAGTTATATTGTAGGGCTTCAGGCCAATAAAACCTATAAGGAACTGTCTATCCGCAACAGCAGGCGTACCAGAATTGAAACCGCCGTGGCGGTAAGCAAAGCCTACTATGGCGCCCTGGTAAGCGAAGAGCAGCTGACCTTGATTGACGCCAATTTGCAGAAACTGACCAAGTCCTTAAATGATACGGAAGCGATGTATAAAAATGGCTTTGCGGAAAAGATTGATGTAGACCGCCTGCAGGTGTTAAAGAATAACCTGGAGACGGAACGCGAAAATGTAATTCGTTTGTTTGCCATTAATGTAGACCTCCTCAAATTCCAGATGGGCATGCCGGTTACCGCAGGCCTTCAACTTACCGACAAGATAAGTGAGGTACGGGCCGAACAGGTGGCAACAGTAATGACAGATACTGCCGCCTATAAAGGAAGGGTTGAATATTCGTTGCTGGAAACCCAGAAAAAATTAAATGAGCTGGAGCTGAAAAGACAAAAAAGTACTTTTTTACCTACATTAAGAGGTTTTGCAAGCGCAACAAAAAGCTTTCAGTCGAATAGCTTCTCGGATTTGTATGATCAGAATTATCCAACATCAGTAGTTGGCGTTACCCTGTCATGGAACCTGATTAGCGGGGGACAGCGTATTTACAGGATGCGAAATGCCAAACTGGAAGTAAAAAAATCGGAAAACGATATGCTGAATTTGAAGAACAACATTACGCGGGAGATCACCTCCGGTCAGAAAATCTATATCAGTAATCTGCGTTCGGTCGAAAATCAGCAGCGGAACCTGACGCTTTCGGAGGAAATTCTTCGGGTTACCCGCATCAAATATGAACAGGGCGTAGGCTCAAGTCTGGAAGTAACTACTGCCGAAACTGCCTTAAAGGAAGCGCAGAACAATTATATCAAGGCTTTGTACGACCTGCTGATCAGTAAAGTAGATCTGGATAAGGCTGCCGGAAGAATCAATTATTAA
- a CDS encoding efflux RND transporter permease subunit produces the protein MKDINKEFRPSSWAIDNRTAIYVFTCLLVIAGYFSYNSLPKENFPEVVIPKIFVQTIYPGTSPTNMENLVTKQLEKEIRGTLGLKKVTSSSFQDFSFITAEFNTGVDIKDAKQRIKDAVDKAKTDLPSDLPDDPVIMDINLSDLPIMYINISGDYDLKKLKEYADDIEDRVEGLKEIAGVDIVGALEPEIQINVDLRKMEAAHLSFGDIGQAVKKENKTISGGSVKMDGMLRTLNIKKEFKDAEEIGNMIIKTPTGGSVYLKDIAEVKDSFKEQKSYARLYGKNVITLNVRKRSGENLIEVSDKINAMLKDMKGKVIPEKLEITITGDQSDQTRITLHDLINTIVIGFILVTLILMFFMGVTNALFVALSVPLSMFIAFLSMPVLGGVFDFNFTMNMMVLFSFLLGLGIVVDDAIVVVENTHRIFDNGKVPIVQAAKTATGEVFLPVLSGTLTTLAPFFPLLFWPGIIGEFMYFLPVTLIVTLTASLVVAYIINPVFAVDFMKPHHDDENQRPTFNKAVKRTVLIFAIVALLGYLINFGIGNFVVLMALLYLLNHFFLMGVIKKFQTVTWPKAIDGYHRLITWALKRPRTMIWSTVALFFFTLILVSVVPPRVVFFPTADPNFVYVYLELPVGTDQAYTSKIIDKVEQKVTQVVGRNNPDVSSIISNVTVGVTDPQGEDQGEYANKGKVTVAFVPFGKRTGERTTVYLDKIRNAVKGIPGAEISVAQEQGGPPTAKPISIEITGDDLDSIALTSDRLKKFLDSRQIAGVEELKSDFQNNKPEIIFDIDRERANREGIATEDVGTALRIALFGYDFSKFRDVNDDYEINVRAKEDQRNNLEALRNMKITYRDMGMNGIIRQVPISSFANIDYINTYGGIKRKQQKRIIILSSNVLSDYNPNEVVASIQTEINEFKAPDGVEIKMAGEQEEQMETAAFLGTALVSALFIILIILVLQFNSISKPVVILSEILFSIIGVLLGVTIFRMELSIVMTGLGIVALAGIVVRNGILLVEFADLMVSQGMEVRDAVIEAGRTRMTPVLLTATATMLGLIPLAVGLNIDFVTMFTELHPHIYFGGDNVAFWGPLSWTIIFGLSFATFLTLVLVPCMYLVADRNSKKVKSWFKGKK, from the coding sequence ATGAAGGATATTAATAAAGAGTTTCGCCCTTCCAGCTGGGCGATAGACAACAGAACGGCCATCTATGTGTTTACCTGCTTGCTGGTGATAGCCGGTTATTTTTCTTACAATAGCCTGCCCAAAGAGAATTTTCCGGAAGTAGTTATTCCAAAGATTTTTGTGCAGACCATTTATCCGGGTACCTCGCCAACAAACATGGAAAACCTGGTGACCAAACAATTGGAAAAGGAGATCAGGGGAACGCTGGGTTTAAAAAAGGTGACTTCCAGCTCGTTCCAGGATTTTTCGTTCATTACGGCCGAGTTTAATACAGGGGTGGATATTAAAGATGCAAAACAAAGGATCAAAGATGCGGTAGATAAAGCCAAGACGGATCTGCCCTCGGACTTGCCTGATGATCCGGTAATTATGGACATCAACCTTTCTGATCTGCCAATTATGTACATCAATATTTCGGGCGATTATGACCTTAAAAAGCTGAAAGAATATGCCGATGATATTGAGGACAGGGTAGAGGGGTTGAAAGAAATTGCCGGGGTTGATATTGTGGGGGCGCTTGAGCCCGAAATTCAGATCAATGTGGATTTGCGAAAAATGGAAGCTGCACATTTATCGTTCGGTGATATAGGGCAGGCGGTGAAAAAAGAAAACAAAACCATATCCGGCGGTTCGGTAAAAATGGATGGAATGCTACGGACTCTGAACATCAAAAAGGAGTTTAAAGATGCCGAAGAAATTGGCAATATGATCATCAAAACACCCACCGGAGGTTCAGTTTACCTGAAAGATATTGCCGAAGTAAAAGACTCATTTAAAGAACAAAAGAGTTATGCCCGTTTATATGGTAAAAACGTAATTACGCTGAACGTAAGAAAACGAAGTGGCGAGAACCTGATTGAAGTCTCCGATAAAATCAATGCGATGTTGAAGGACATGAAAGGAAAAGTTATTCCTGAAAAGCTGGAGATCACAATTACGGGCGATCAGAGCGATCAGACGCGGATTACCCTGCACGACCTGATCAATACTATTGTGATTGGCTTTATCCTGGTTACCCTGATCCTGATGTTTTTTATGGGGGTTACAAATGCGCTTTTTGTAGCCTTGTCGGTTCCCTTATCGATGTTTATCGCTTTCTTATCTATGCCGGTACTGGGCGGGGTATTCGATTTTAACTTTACCATGAACATGATGGTGCTGTTTTCATTTTTACTGGGCCTGGGTATTGTGGTGGATGATGCAATTGTGGTGGTCGAAAATACGCACCGGATATTTGACAATGGCAAGGTGCCCATTGTGCAGGCTGCCAAAACAGCTACCGGAGAGGTGTTTTTACCCGTGCTTTCGGGAACACTGACTACATTGGCCCCCTTTTTTCCTTTGCTGTTCTGGCCGGGGATTATTGGTGAGTTTATGTATTTCCTGCCGGTTACACTGATTGTTACCTTAACGGCCTCTTTGGTTGTAGCTTATATCATCAATCCGGTTTTTGCGGTCGATTTTATGAAGCCGCATCATGACGATGAAAATCAAAGACCGACGTTTAACAAAGCAGTGAAGCGTACGGTATTGATTTTTGCTATAGTGGCTTTGTTAGGGTACCTGATCAATTTTGGTATCGGCAACTTTGTGGTGCTGATGGCTCTGCTTTATTTGCTGAACCATTTCTTCCTGATGGGCGTGATTAAAAAATTCCAGACGGTGACCTGGCCAAAAGCGATTGATGGTTATCACCGATTAATTACCTGGGCATTGAAGCGTCCAAGGACCATGATATGGAGTACGGTGGCTTTGTTCTTCTTTACCCTGATTCTGGTGAGTGTGGTGCCACCACGAGTAGTGTTTTTCCCAACAGCAGATCCTAACTTTGTATATGTATACCTGGAACTGCCGGTGGGTACCGATCAGGCATATACCAGTAAAATAATTGACAAGGTAGAACAGAAAGTGACACAAGTGGTGGGCCGTAACAATCCGGATGTATCCTCAATCATTTCCAATGTTACTGTAGGGGTAACCGATCCGCAAGGCGAAGATCAGGGTGAGTATGCCAATAAGGGTAAGGTTACCGTGGCTTTTGTGCCTTTTGGTAAACGTACCGGCGAACGTACTACGGTTTATCTCGATAAAATCCGTAATGCCGTGAAGGGAATTCCGGGTGCAGAAATTAGTGTTGCCCAGGAACAGGGCGGACCGCCAACTGCGAAACCGATCAGTATTGAAATTACCGGTGATGACCTGGATTCTATTGCCCTGACATCCGACAGGCTGAAGAAATTTTTAGATAGCAGACAGATTGCGGGGGTAGAGGAACTGAAATCTGATTTTCAGAACAATAAACCCGAAATTATTTTTGACATCGACCGTGAGCGGGCCAACCGTGAAGGGATTGCTACCGAGGATGTTGGAACCGCGTTAAGAATAGCACTTTTTGGCTACGATTTTTCAAAATTCAGAGATGTAAATGACGACTATGAGATCAATGTACGTGCTAAGGAAGATCAGCGGAACAACCTTGAAGCTTTACGTAATATGAAAATTACCTATCGCGATATGGGAATGAACGGGATCATCAGGCAGGTGCCGATTTCTTCTTTTGCGAATATTGATTATATCAATACCTATGGTGGTATTAAGCGTAAGCAGCAAAAAAGGATTATCATTTTGTCGTCCAATGTGCTATCTGATTATAACCCCAATGAAGTGGTGGCGAGTATTCAGACCGAAATCAATGAATTTAAAGCGCCTGATGGGGTTGAAATTAAGATGGCGGGAGAGCAGGAAGAACAAATGGAAACTGCTGCTTTCCTGGGAACAGCCCTGGTAAGTGCTTTGTTTATCATCCTGATTATTCTTGTACTGCAATTCAATTCCATCAGCAAGCCTGTGGTGATATTGAGCGAGATTCTATTTAGTATCATTGGTGTATTGCTGGGCGTTACCATATTTAGGATGGAGCTTTCGATTGTAATGACGGGGCTTGGTATTGTTGCACTTGCGGGTATAGTGGTACGTAATGGTATTTTACTGGTGGAATTTGCTGATCTGATGGTAAGCCAGGGTATGGAGGTGCGGGATGCAGTTATTGAGGCCGGACGCACCCGGATGACGCCGGTATTGCTGACCGCCACTGCAACCATGCTGGGCCTGATCCCTCTGGCTGTTGGGTTGAATATAGATTTCGTAACGATGTTTACAGAACTTCATCCTCATATTTACTTTGGTGGAGATAATGTGGCTTTCTGGGGACCTTTATCATGGACCATCATCTTTGGGTTGAGTTTCGCCACTTTCTTGACCCTGGTGTTGGTTCCGTGTATGTATTTAGTGGCAGATAGGAATTCGAAGAAAGTGAAATCGTGGTTTAAAGGGAAAAAATGA
- a CDS encoding excinuclease ABC subunit UvrA: MKQAYIEIRGARENNLKNISLCIPKRKITVFTGVSGSGKSSIVFETIGAEAQRQLNETFSTFVRNRLPRYSQPDADGIENLSTAIVIDQKRLAGNSRSTVGTVTDIYAILRLLFSRVGKPFAGYSNAFSFNDPAGMCPECNGLGETVKLNLDKFLDRSRSLNEGAILFPMFAVGSWYFNTYAYSGFFDNDKKLGDYSEEEWHMLLYGKPKKFQVRKDNVPLNVSFEGLVDKFNRMYIKRDTSILSENTRGTLERFISFAPCPLCKGTRLNQAALNCRINGYHIAELAGLQVDEMIEIIRRIDDPVAGPMTSALMQRLQHLIDIGLGYLSLDQSTDSLSGGESQRIKMVRHLGSSLTDMIYIFDEPSIGLHPRDVHRLNELLLQLRDKGNTILVVEHDPEVIKIADHIVDVGPGAGTQGGEIVYEGTVEGLLEADTLTGRYIHNKQPMKSGYRMAAGYLRVNGASLHNLKNITVDIPLGILTVVTGVAGSGKSTLINDVFAKRHPEAVIVDQSAVSTSIRSNPATYTGIMDDIRRLFAQENHVSAALFSFNSKGACPNCQGLGFIYTDLAFLEPVKTPCEICGGKRFKEEVLNYKFKGKSISEVLEMTVQDAVDFFEKKDLKRRLQAIHDVGLDYLTLGQPLSTLSGGECQRIKLASNLHKKGSIYVLDEPTTGLHMADIGHLLEMMDQLVDSGNSVIVIEHNLDVIKNADWVIDLGPEGGKNGGEIVFTGTPADLMNETKSLTGQYLKKSNEYIYET; the protein is encoded by the coding sequence AGAGGTGCCCGTGAAAACAACCTTAAAAATATTTCACTGTGTATCCCAAAGCGTAAAATTACCGTGTTTACCGGGGTTTCGGGCTCTGGTAAATCTTCTATTGTATTTGAAACCATCGGCGCCGAGGCGCAGCGGCAGCTGAACGAAACCTTCTCCACATTTGTACGTAACCGTTTGCCGCGTTACAGTCAGCCCGATGCCGATGGGATTGAGAACCTGTCGACCGCCATTGTGATTGATCAAAAGCGCCTGGCTGGCAATTCACGTTCTACCGTGGGTACCGTTACTGATATCTATGCTATCCTGCGTTTGCTGTTTTCGAGGGTGGGAAAACCTTTTGCAGGGTATTCCAACGCGTTTTCGTTTAATGATCCGGCAGGTATGTGCCCGGAATGCAATGGGCTGGGTGAAACTGTAAAACTAAACCTGGATAAGTTTCTGGACCGTTCCAGATCTTTAAACGAAGGGGCTATCCTGTTTCCGATGTTTGCAGTTGGCAGCTGGTATTTTAATACTTATGCCTATTCCGGGTTTTTTGATAACGATAAAAAACTGGGCGACTATAGTGAGGAAGAATGGCATATGCTATTGTATGGCAAACCTAAAAAGTTCCAGGTACGGAAAGACAATGTTCCGCTGAACGTGAGTTTTGAAGGATTGGTAGATAAGTTTAACCGCATGTATATCAAAAGGGATACGAGTATCCTTTCCGAAAATACCAGAGGTACACTGGAGCGTTTCATCTCTTTTGCCCCTTGTCCCTTATGTAAAGGAACCCGTTTGAACCAGGCCGCGTTAAACTGCCGGATAAACGGCTATCATATTGCCGAACTGGCCGGTTTGCAGGTAGATGAAATGATTGAGATCATCAGGCGGATAGATGATCCTGTGGCAGGGCCCATGACTTCGGCACTGATGCAGCGGCTGCAACATCTGATTGATATAGGACTGGGATATTTGAGCCTTGACCAGTCAACGGATAGTCTTTCGGGCGGCGAGTCGCAGCGTATAAAAATGGTACGCCACCTGGGCAGCAGCCTTACGGATATGATTTATATTTTTGATGAACCGAGTATTGGACTGCATCCCCGCGATGTGCACCGGCTGAATGAATTGTTGTTGCAGTTAAGGGATAAGGGAAATACGATTTTGGTGGTAGAGCATGACCCGGAGGTGATTAAGATTGCCGACCATATAGTAGATGTGGGGCCGGGTGCAGGTACGCAGGGAGGTGAAATTGTTTATGAGGGTACTGTTGAGGGCTTGCTGGAGGCGGATACGCTGACGGGGAGATATATCCATAACAAACAGCCGATGAAATCGGGGTACCGGATGGCTGCCGGTTATTTGCGGGTGAACGGGGCTAGTTTGCATAACCTTAAAAATATTACTGTAGATATACCTTTGGGCATACTTACAGTGGTTACAGGAGTTGCTGGGTCGGGAAAAAGTACCCTGATTAATGATGTATTTGCCAAACGGCATCCTGAGGCTGTTATCGTTGATCAATCGGCCGTAAGCACCTCGATACGTTCCAACCCCGCTACGTATACGGGGATTATGGACGACATCAGAAGGCTTTTTGCACAGGAAAATCATGTAAGTGCTGCTTTGTTCAGCTTCAATTCGAAAGGTGCCTGCCCAAATTGCCAGGGACTGGGCTTTATTTATACCGATCTTGCTTTTCTGGAACCTGTAAAAACGCCATGTGAGATATGTGGCGGTAAACGTTTTAAGGAAGAGGTATTGAATTATAAGTTTAAAGGGAAATCGATTAGCGAGGTGCTGGAGATGACTGTACAGGATGCGGTTGATTTTTTTGAAAAGAAAGACTTGAAACGCCGTTTGCAGGCCATACATGATGTTGGCCTGGATTATCTGACTTTAGGACAGCCATTAAGTACGCTTTCCGGCGGCGAATGTCAGCGGATTAAGCTGGCCAGCAACCTGCATAAAAAGGGGAGCATCTATGTGTTGGATGAACCTACAACCGGTTTGCACATGGCCGATATAGGGCATTTGCTGGAAATGATGGATCAGCTGGTGGATAGTGGCAATTCGGTTATTGTGATAGAACACAATCTGGATGTGATAAAAAATGCAGACTGGGTGATTGATCTGGGGCCTGAAGGTGGCAAAAATGGAGGTGAAATCGTTTTTACGGGCACTCCGGCAGATTTGATGAATGAAACAAAATCTTTAACAGGACAATATTTAAAAAAAAGTAATGAATATATCTATGAAACATAA
- a CDS encoding efflux RND transporter periplasmic adaptor subunit, whose protein sequence is MKTPLYTLAIVFLLASCSSEKPKNKKAELEQLKKQRTELNGKIEKLEAEMGQSKTAEALKDVSASELSETHFRSYVEVQGKVDAEDNVEIMPESPGTVTAIFVKVGQRVNKGQVLAQLDDKVLRQSVAQMQTQLDLATTVFNRQKNLWDQKIGTEVQYLTAKSQKEGLEKQLAGLKSQAAMNKVKSPVSGTVDAMEMKLGQSVAPGSPTGIRVVNAERLKVKALVSENYGGKVNQGDEVQVSLPDVPDNLSAHISFAAKVIDPVSRGFNVEVKLPSNKRYRPNMVAILKIIDYKNDKALVVPINAIQKSETSEYVFTAVNGKAKKVDIKTGKVSDGKSEVLSGLKAGDKVITTGFQDLNDGDSVKL, encoded by the coding sequence ATGAAAACACCACTATATACCCTGGCAATTGTTTTTTTACTGGCTTCCTGCTCATCGGAAAAGCCAAAAAATAAAAAGGCAGAACTGGAACAGTTAAAAAAACAGCGTACCGAATTAAATGGAAAAATTGAAAAACTGGAAGCTGAAATGGGGCAAAGTAAGACCGCAGAGGCGCTTAAAGATGTGAGCGCTTCGGAACTGTCGGAAACACACTTTAGAAGCTATGTTGAAGTTCAGGGGAAAGTTGATGCGGAAGACAATGTCGAGATCATGCCCGAATCGCCAGGCACGGTAACCGCCATATTTGTGAAAGTGGGCCAGCGGGTAAACAAAGGCCAGGTACTGGCGCAATTGGATGATAAAGTGCTGCGCCAGAGTGTGGCCCAAATGCAGACACAGCTGGATTTGGCCACAACGGTATTTAACCGTCAGAAAAACCTGTGGGACCAAAAAATAGGTACTGAAGTGCAATACCTGACCGCCAAAAGCCAGAAAGAAGGGTTGGAGAAACAACTGGCAGGATTAAAATCTCAGGCCGCTATGAATAAAGTGAAAAGCCCGGTATCGGGAACAGTGGATGCGATGGAAATGAAATTGGGACAATCGGTAGCTCCGGGAAGTCCAACAGGCATCAGGGTGGTAAACGCAGAGAGGTTGAAGGTGAAAGCGCTTGTTTCTGAAAATTATGGTGGAAAAGTAAATCAGGGCGATGAAGTTCAGGTTTCTTTGCCTGATGTACCGGATAACCTTTCGGCACATATATCTTTTGCGGCCAAGGTAATTGATCCGGTTTCCAGAGGATTTAATGTAGAAGTGAAATTGCCATCCAACAAAAGATACCGCCCGAATATGGTAGCCATATTGAAAATTATTGACTATAAAAACGACAAGGCCCTGGTAGTTCCGATAAATGCCATACAGAAGTCGGAAACTAGTGAGTATGTGTTTACCGCGGTAAACGGGAAGGCTAAAAAAGTGGACATCAAAACAGGTAAGGTTTCGGATGGTAAATCGGAAGTGTTGTCGGGCTTAAAAGCTGGTGATAAGGTGATCACTACCGGTTTTCAGGATCTGAATGACGGCGATAGCGTAAAATTATAG